Proteins co-encoded in one Vibrio fortis genomic window:
- a CDS encoding Na+/H+ antiporter NhaC family protein has protein sequence MNLIDFATSPLSLLPPLVALSLAIVTRRVLVSLGVGIVMGAILLADYSVGNAASYVVTKVSGVFIEDGGINTWNMSIVAFLLLLGMMTALLTLSGGTRAFAEWAQSRVKSKRGSKLLAAFLGVFIFVDDYFNSLAVGAISRPVTDRFYVSRAKLAYILDSTAAPMCVIMPASSWGAYIMTIIGGILVTHGMTEYSALGAYIRLIPMNFYAVFALLMVFAVAWFGLDVGKMRDHEIEASQGRGFEGDNDSQQAHDLNEELDIEESQNGSVSDLIMPIVSLIVATVAAMLYTGGAALAADGQAFNLLGAFENTDVGKSLVYGGILGLLVALATVVKQKLPVVEIVRTMWIGARSMFGAILILVFAWTIGSVIGDMKTGTYLSSLATGNIDYHWLPVILFLLAGLMAFSTGTSWGTFGIMLPIAGDMAGATDLALMLPMLSAVLAGSVFGDHCSPISDTTILSSTGARCNHIDHVATQLPYALSVALVSCVGFIVLGMTASVALSFSAAALTFVGVCFALGYFSRCKMATCKS, from the coding sequence ATGAATTTAATAGATTTTGCAACATCGCCTTTATCATTGCTTCCGCCGCTTGTGGCACTGAGCCTTGCTATTGTGACTCGTCGTGTTTTAGTTTCTCTTGGTGTCGGTATTGTAATGGGCGCTATCCTACTGGCTGACTATTCAGTTGGTAATGCAGCGAGCTATGTTGTTACTAAGGTATCGGGTGTTTTCATTGAAGACGGCGGTATTAACACTTGGAACATGAGTATTGTCGCGTTCCTTCTTCTATTGGGTATGATGACGGCGCTGCTAACGCTATCTGGTGGTACTCGAGCGTTTGCTGAATGGGCACAGTCTCGTGTTAAGAGCAAACGTGGTTCTAAACTATTGGCTGCATTCCTAGGTGTATTCATCTTCGTTGATGACTATTTCAATAGCCTAGCCGTTGGTGCGATTTCTCGCCCTGTAACAGACCGTTTCTACGTATCTCGCGCTAAGCTTGCTTATATCCTAGACTCAACCGCTGCTCCAATGTGTGTGATCATGCCGGCATCAAGCTGGGGTGCATACATCATGACTATTATTGGTGGCATTCTTGTGACTCATGGTATGACTGAGTACTCGGCTCTGGGCGCATACATCCGTCTTATCCCAATGAACTTCTACGCAGTATTTGCACTACTTATGGTATTTGCAGTGGCGTGGTTTGGCCTTGATGTAGGCAAAATGCGTGACCATGAGATTGAAGCATCTCAAGGTCGTGGTTTTGAAGGTGATAATGACAGCCAACAAGCTCACGATCTAAATGAAGAGCTAGACATTGAAGAGAGCCAAAATGGTTCAGTGTCTGACCTAATCATGCCTATCGTATCGCTTATCGTGGCGACAGTAGCTGCAATGCTTTACACAGGTGGTGCAGCACTGGCAGCAGACGGCCAAGCGTTTAACTTACTTGGTGCATTTGAAAATACAGATGTAGGTAAGTCGCTTGTTTACGGTGGCATCTTAGGCCTACTTGTTGCTCTAGCAACCGTGGTTAAGCAAAAACTTCCAGTTGTAGAAATTGTTCGCACTATGTGGATTGGTGCACGTTCAATGTTTGGTGCAATTCTGATCCTTGTGTTCGCATGGACAATCGGTTCAGTTATTGGCGACATGAAAACGGGTACATACCTATCTTCTCTAGCAACGGGCAACATTGATTACCACTGGCTACCTGTGATCCTATTCTTGCTTGCGGGCCTAATGGCGTTCTCTACAGGCACATCATGGGGTACGTTCGGTATCATGCTACCAATCGCAGGTGACATGGCTGGCGCGACCGACCTTGCACTTATGCTACCAATGTTGAGTGCGGTACTAGCGGGTTCTGTATTTGGTGATCACTGTTCTCCAATCTCAGATACAACGATTCTGTCTTCAACAGGTGCTCGTTGTAACCACATCGACCACGTAGCAACACAGCTTCCTTACGCGCTGTCTGTGGCTCTAGTATCGTGTGTAGGCTTCATCGTTCTGGGTATGACGGCTTCTGTAGCGCTTTCATTCTCAGCGGCGGCACTGACATTCGTTGGCGTGTGTTTCGCACTGGGTTACTTCTCGCGCTGCAAAATGGCAACGTGCAAGAGCTAA
- a CDS encoding H-NS family histone-like protein gives MSELTKTLLNIRSLRAFSRELTLEQLEEALDKLTIVVQERQEAEAEERAARAEQEAKLAAIADQIAKDGIDVADLIAALSGESKAKGTKSKRAPRPAKYKYVDGNGEEKTWTGQGRTPSAIQQQLDAGKSLEDFAI, from the coding sequence ATGTCTGAATTAACAAAAACTCTATTAAATATCCGTAGCCTTCGTGCATTCTCACGTGAATTAACTCTTGAGCAACTAGAAGAAGCACTAGACAAACTGACTATTGTTGTACAAGAGCGTCAAGAAGCTGAAGCTGAAGAACGTGCTGCTCGTGCAGAACAAGAAGCTAAGCTAGCTGCAATCGCAGATCAAATTGCTAAAGACGGCATTGACGTTGCAGATCTAATTGCTGCTCTTTCTGGCGAGTCAAAAGCAAAAGGCACCAAATCTAAGCGTGCTCCACGCCCTGCTAAATACAAATACGTTGATGGAAACGGCGAAGAGAAAACTTGGACTGGTCAAGGTCGTACGCCTTCTGCTATCCAACAGCAACTTGATGCTGGTAAATCTCTAGAAGATTTCGCTATCTAA